The Methanococcoides methylutens MM1 genome has a window encoding:
- the purH gene encoding bifunctional phosphoribosylaminoimidazolecarboxamide formyltransferase/IMP cyclohydrolase produces MVKRALLSVSDKTGIVEFARGLEQLNIEIISTGGTARMLRDAGIETIDVSEVTGFPEMMGGRVKTLHPRIHGGLLCLREDASHMGEAEKESIELIDMVAVNLYPFEITVSKDGVNLEEAIENIDIGGPTLLRSAAKNYAAVTVVCDPEDYGHILKELRSTGVVSDQTKEKLAVKAFRHTANYDSTIDTYLSKTLLGEDVLRMNFTDGVKLRYGENWHQEATYYKEKGIEGPSLSNAKQLHGKELSYNNYVDADNALQTIKEVGNKNPAVAIVKHNNPCGLATGNTLCEALQHAWDGDPISAFGSIICTNTVFDMESAQYLKGKFVEIILAPGFEHDALEYLKEKSANLRLLELPQFNENFDTEYTYKYVVGGMLKQQRNVGLYEKWECVTDAPYPEEKRGLSEFCIAACKSTKSNSVTLAYEYKDGCYVMLSMGAGQPNRVDSIRKLATTKARENLELIYEREKPDMSFDEYWESVLSECVMASDAFFPFDDSIVHADESNIKYIISPGGSIRDEEVIATANRLDISMVFTGMRHFLH; encoded by the coding sequence TTGGTAAAAAGAGCACTGCTGAGCGTCTCTGACAAAACTGGGATCGTAGAGTTTGCAAGAGGACTCGAGCAACTGAACATAGAGATCATATCTACCGGCGGAACTGCAAGGATGCTTCGTGATGCAGGTATTGAGACCATTGATGTCTCAGAAGTAACAGGTTTCCCTGAAATGATGGGAGGTCGTGTAAAGACCCTGCATCCAAGGATACACGGCGGGCTTTTGTGCCTGAGAGAAGATGCTTCACACATGGGAGAAGCAGAAAAAGAATCCATCGAACTTATCGACATGGTAGCGGTCAACCTCTACCCATTCGAGATCACGGTCTCGAAAGATGGAGTTAACCTCGAAGAAGCTATCGAGAACATCGACATTGGTGGACCTACTTTACTGAGATCTGCAGCGAAGAACTATGCTGCTGTCACAGTAGTATGTGACCCTGAAGATTACGGACACATACTCAAGGAATTGAGATCAACAGGTGTCGTTTCTGACCAGACAAAGGAAAAGCTTGCAGTCAAGGCATTCCGCCACACTGCAAACTACGACAGCACTATTGACACATACCTTAGCAAAACACTTCTCGGAGAAGATGTCCTTCGCATGAACTTCACCGATGGTGTCAAACTCCGCTATGGTGAGAACTGGCATCAGGAAGCAACATACTACAAAGAGAAAGGAATCGAAGGACCTTCACTCTCAAATGCAAAGCAGCTTCATGGAAAGGAACTCTCATACAACAACTACGTTGATGCCGATAATGCGCTCCAGACCATCAAAGAGGTGGGGAACAAGAACCCTGCCGTAGCTATTGTCAAACACAACAACCCCTGCGGACTTGCAACAGGCAACACACTTTGTGAGGCATTGCAGCATGCATGGGACGGTGACCCCATATCAGCCTTTGGCAGTATAATCTGTACGAACACTGTGTTCGACATGGAATCCGCACAGTACCTCAAAGGCAAGTTCGTCGAGATCATACTCGCACCGGGATTCGAGCACGATGCTCTTGAATACCTGAAAGAGAAGAGCGCAAACCTTCGCCTGCTCGAGCTTCCGCAGTTCAATGAGAACTTTGACACAGAATACACCTACAAGTATGTTGTCGGTGGAATGCTGAAACAGCAGAGAAATGTCGGCCTCTATGAGAAATGGGAATGTGTCACAGATGCACCATACCCCGAAGAGAAGCGCGGACTCTCCGAGTTCTGTATCGCAGCATGCAAGAGTACGAAGTCAAACTCCGTGACCCTTGCTTATGAATACAAGGACGGATGCTACGTGATGCTTTCAATGGGTGCAGGACAGCCAAACCGTGTTGATTCAATCCGCAAGCTTGCAACCACCAAAGCAAGAGAGAACCTTGAACTGATCTACGAGAGGGAAAAACCTGACATGTCCTTTGATGAGTACTGGGAATCAGTGCTTTCCGAGTGTGTCATGGCATCAGATGCTTTCTTCCCATTCGACGACAGCATTGTTCATGCAGATGAAAGCAACATCAAATACATCATATCACCAGGCGGATCCATCAGGGATGAAGAGGTCATAGCAACCGCTAATCGCCTGGACATTTCCATGGTCTTCACAGGAATGAGACACTTCCTGCATTAA
- a CDS encoding phosphoadenosine phosphosulfate reductase family protein, which produces MSKPVYLGKLLLHWCSHCNVPVLGKKCNCGETTKKVEVTPPGDIRPAFQYDIDHINAVSMKQFNAPLIPEGHLVVLNKAPYDDRMEEIIVDGEVLGSIRFEIDKLEWVLLPRLPGARRLFEGKDLKEMKGWVVLDSGAVSFILKGASVLAPGIVDADPEIQVSDETVVLTPEGDIIAAGRARMQGSDMLEHKRGVGVKTRWKGKPEKLNVPEGGQTWDDAVEANSKILERFEEKAHSFIKNVKETVKKPVTISYSGGKDSLAVLQLASECLEDFDLMFVDTGLEFPETVENVEEIVKLYNKPIKTKAAKEAFWESVDSFGPPSVEARWCCKVCKLGPITQIIEENYENGCLTFIGQRKYESDARAKSERVWKNPWVGNQVGASPIQDWTAMHIWLYIFKTGVPYNVMYERGFDRIGCWLCPSSSLADLFRLKETHPQMEKRLNDYLLAYAERMGLSKEWVDHGLWRWQNLPPAIAEVAKQKGINIIPKSKVKGDLNFAVTSGYRPCREGGMSAEGSFGIALDLELIETTGQLRAAGKPAYIEGVASVQKEDDRAQIFASGTITARGNDEKSARKFMTNVERSIRRALKCMGCGVCVGQCPNNCITISNDKAIIGKTCIHCGACIDICPVVKFG; this is translated from the coding sequence ATGTCAAAACCTGTTTATCTCGGAAAACTGCTTCTCCACTGGTGCAGCCATTGCAATGTGCCTGTGCTCGGGAAGAAATGCAACTGTGGCGAAACCACAAAAAAGGTAGAGGTAACTCCCCCTGGCGACATACGCCCTGCATTCCAGTATGATATCGACCACATCAATGCTGTTTCAATGAAACAGTTCAACGCACCCCTTATACCTGAAGGCCACCTTGTCGTGCTGAACAAGGCACCATACGATGACAGGATGGAAGAGATCATCGTGGACGGGGAAGTCCTTGGAAGCATCCGTTTTGAGATAGACAAACTTGAGTGGGTACTCCTGCCAAGACTACCCGGCGCAAGACGACTTTTTGAAGGAAAAGACCTGAAGGAGATGAAAGGATGGGTGGTACTGGACAGCGGTGCCGTGAGCTTCATATTAAAGGGAGCAAGCGTTCTGGCACCGGGCATCGTTGATGCTGACCCGGAAATACAGGTTTCCGATGAGACCGTGGTACTCACACCTGAAGGAGACATCATAGCAGCCGGACGCGCAAGGATGCAAGGCAGCGATATGCTGGAGCATAAGCGTGGCGTTGGTGTCAAGACCCGCTGGAAAGGCAAGCCTGAAAAACTGAATGTTCCGGAAGGCGGCCAGACCTGGGACGACGCCGTAGAGGCAAACTCAAAGATACTCGAGCGTTTTGAAGAAAAGGCTCATTCATTTATCAAGAACGTAAAAGAGACCGTCAAAAAACCGGTCACTATCTCATATTCAGGTGGCAAGGACAGCCTCGCAGTACTGCAGCTTGCAAGCGAATGCCTGGAAGATTTCGACCTCATGTTCGTTGATACCGGACTGGAGTTCCCGGAAACCGTCGAGAACGTCGAAGAGATAGTCAAATTATACAACAAACCAATCAAGACGAAAGCTGCAAAGGAAGCTTTCTGGGAATCAGTGGACAGTTTCGGACCACCTTCCGTTGAAGCACGCTGGTGCTGCAAGGTCTGCAAGCTCGGGCCGATCACGCAGATAATAGAAGAGAACTACGAGAACGGATGTCTCACTTTTATCGGCCAGAGAAAGTACGAGTCCGATGCCAGGGCAAAGAGCGAACGCGTCTGGAAGAACCCCTGGGTGGGGAACCAGGTGGGAGCATCACCTATCCAGGACTGGACAGCGATGCACATCTGGCTCTACATATTCAAGACCGGAGTCCCATACAATGTGATGTATGAGCGAGGTTTTGACAGGATAGGATGCTGGCTGTGCCCATCCTCATCACTGGCGGACCTGTTCCGTCTAAAGGAAACCCACCCACAGATGGAAAAACGGCTTAATGACTACCTTCTGGCATACGCCGAGCGCATGGGACTCTCAAAGGAATGGGTGGACCACGGACTTTGGAGATGGCAGAACCTGCCGCCGGCTATTGCAGAAGTGGCAAAACAGAAAGGGATCAATATCATACCAAAGAGCAAAGTAAAGGGTGACCTGAACTTTGCCGTAACCTCCGGATACAGGCCATGCCGAGAAGGCGGAATGTCTGCAGAAGGCAGTTTCGGGATCGCACTGGACCTGGAGCTTATCGAAACCACCGGACAGCTACGTGCTGCCGGGAAGCCTGCCTATATAGAAGGAGTGGCCTCAGTACAGAAGGAAGATGACCGTGCACAGATATTTGCCTCGGGAACAATTACTGCAAGAGGCAATGACGAAAAAAGTGCACGCAAGTTCATGACCAACGTGGAAAGGTCCATCAGGCGTGCCCTGAAATGCATGGGCTGCGGCGTCTGTGTGGGACAATGTCCCAATAACTGCATCACTATCAGCAACGATAAGGCGATTATTGGAAAGACATGCATCCATTGTGGCGCTTGTATCGATATCTGTCCGGTTGTGAAATTTGGATGA
- a CDS encoding Dna2/Cas4 domain-containing protein: MPLINLKLHANVSELILYLKCPRQVYYTHRKHELVTEITPEYLEHMMLKELAIGYPDAIERATEDKQAIRDELNIEMERVKGELELIYSTELRDLPHKVLETAESVVAEQIEKIATNLSEAISEYGKEEVIRRIRPYRTEPVLHSDKLKLTGIPSAVIQYGEKIVPLSIRTGKCPDSGVWRNDRIHIAAIAMLLEENYGNSVGHGFVQYARHGNIRQVKIRPEDRRQVLKIRTRIDNIKDGTLPERKENPACSYCNFTQFCTSTRSSLASRLF, encoded by the coding sequence ATGCCCTTGATAAATCTCAAACTGCATGCAAATGTATCGGAACTTATCCTTTACCTGAAATGTCCCAGACAGGTATACTACACCCACCGAAAGCATGAGCTTGTAACAGAGATAACTCCCGAATACCTCGAGCACATGATGTTGAAGGAACTGGCCATTGGCTACCCGGATGCCATTGAAAGAGCTACAGAGGACAAGCAGGCCATCCGTGATGAACTTAACATCGAAATGGAACGTGTGAAAGGCGAGCTTGAACTTATCTATTCTACGGAGTTGAGGGACCTTCCCCACAAAGTGCTTGAAACTGCTGAAAGCGTAGTAGCCGAACAGATCGAAAAGATCGCAACGAACCTTTCAGAAGCCATCAGCGAATATGGAAAGGAAGAGGTCATACGAAGGATAAGACCATACCGAACAGAACCGGTACTCCACTCCGATAAACTGAAGCTCACAGGGATACCTTCCGCAGTCATACAGTACGGGGAGAAGATTGTTCCTCTCAGCATCAGGACAGGCAAATGCCCTGATTCCGGCGTCTGGAGAAATGACAGGATACACATTGCAGCCATTGCAATGCTCCTGGAGGAAAACTATGGAAACAGCGTGGGCCATGGGTTTGTTCAGTATGCAAGACATGGGAACATTCGCCAGGTGAAGATCAGACCTGAAGACCGCAGACAAGTCCTGAAGATCAGGACCCGCATAGATAATATAAAGGATGGGACCCTGCCTGAAAGGAAAGAGAATCCCGCCTGCAGCTATTGTAATTTCACACAGTTCTGCACATCCACAAGGTCATCGCTTGCATCCAGGCTCTTTTGA
- a CDS encoding helix-turn-helix domain-containing protein, which yields MTEDMAHENIRQRLAEKMAGEITLSEKPGEALKKWRLNFDIAQTDLSGYLGVSPSVISDYESGRRKSPGTLIVSKIVDALLEIDTSKGGQKIHSYEGMLYTDPGAKAVYATYEYTYPIQLAKLATLIEADVVNKGVEKPLYGFTVVDSKKAILELSSHEFQKLYGWSTERALVFTKVSTGKSPMVAIRVTNLKPGAVVIHGIRGNQVDPMAKKMAEIDRIPLLATTMDIDELVDVLKKYSQYHVIE from the coding sequence ATGACCGAAGATATGGCCCATGAGAACATCCGTCAGCGTCTGGCTGAAAAGATGGCAGGTGAGATTACATTATCTGAGAAGCCAGGTGAGGCTTTGAAGAAATGGCGATTGAACTTCGATATTGCACAGACCGATCTTTCAGGCTATCTTGGTGTATCTCCCTCCGTGATCAGTGATTATGAAAGCGGCAGGAGGAAATCCCCGGGTACTCTTATTGTCAGTAAGATCGTCGACGCACTTCTGGAGATAGATACCTCCAAAGGTGGGCAGAAAATCCATAGCTATGAAGGTATGCTTTATACAGATCCGGGTGCAAAGGCTGTGTATGCCACATATGAGTATACATATCCTATACAGCTTGCAAAGCTTGCTACCCTGATCGAAGCAGATGTTGTGAACAAAGGAGTAGAAAAACCGCTTTACGGTTTCACTGTTGTGGACAGTAAAAAGGCTATTCTTGAGCTTTCATCACATGAGTTCCAGAAATTGTATGGTTGGAGTACCGAGCGTGCACTGGTATTTACAAAAGTTTCTACCGGAAAGTCTCCTATGGTAGCGATCCGCGTGACGAACCTGAAACCTGGTGCAGTGGTCATTCATGGTATCAGAGGCAATCAGGTCGATCCAATGGCTAAGAAGATGGCAGAGATAGACAGGATACCACTTCTTGCAACAACAATGGATATTGATGAGCTGGTGGATGTCCTGAAGAAGTACAGCCAGTATCATGTGATCGAGTGA
- a CDS encoding hydroxymethylglutaryl-CoA synthase: MSVGIVSYGAYIPKYRIKVEDIARVWGDDADILSAGLMVNEKSVPDLDEDTATIAVEAARSAVARNNIDPKRIGAVYTGSESHPYAVKPTSTIVAEAIEATPAMTAADFEFACKAGTAAIQACMGLVSSGMVDLGMAIGADVSQGAPGDALEYTAAAGGVSYIIGNKESEMVAVIEDTYSFTTDTPDFWRREGMPYPEHGGRFTGEPGYFKHVSGAAKGLMEKMGTSPSDYDNAVFHQPNGKFPSRVAKMLGFSKEQIKPGLVVPRLGNTYSGSCMMGIAATLDQAKPGDRIFATAFGSGAGGDAFSLRVTDKIDEIRDAAPTVEGLLADPIYMDYAMYAKHKGKIRLA; this comes from the coding sequence ATGAGTGTAGGGATTGTCTCGTATGGTGCTTATATCCCAAAATACAGGATAAAAGTAGAAGATATCGCCCGTGTATGGGGAGATGATGCAGATATTCTCAGTGCAGGACTGATGGTAAATGAAAAATCAGTACCTGATCTGGATGAGGATACTGCCACGATTGCAGTTGAGGCTGCAAGGTCCGCAGTAGCACGAAACAACATAGATCCCAAACGTATCGGAGCGGTATATACCGGTTCTGAAAGCCATCCTTATGCTGTAAAGCCAACCAGTACCATTGTGGCTGAGGCCATTGAGGCAACTCCGGCAATGACTGCAGCTGATTTTGAATTTGCATGTAAGGCAGGTACAGCTGCGATCCAGGCATGTATGGGTCTGGTCTCCAGTGGAATGGTCGATCTTGGAATGGCCATCGGCGCAGATGTTTCCCAGGGAGCACCTGGCGATGCACTGGAATACACTGCTGCAGCAGGTGGTGTCTCCTACATTATAGGTAACAAGGAATCCGAGATGGTGGCAGTTATTGAGGATACTTACTCATTTACCACTGATACTCCTGATTTCTGGAGGCGTGAAGGTATGCCTTATCCTGAGCACGGTGGAAGGTTTACCGGTGAGCCGGGATATTTCAAGCACGTAAGCGGTGCTGCAAAAGGCCTGATGGAAAAGATGGGCACATCACCTTCTGATTATGATAATGCTGTCTTCCACCAGCCCAATGGCAAGTTCCCTTCAAGGGTTGCCAAGATGCTGGGATTCAGCAAAGAGCAGATCAAACCGGGTCTGGTAGTACCAAGGCTTGGTAACACTTACTCAGGTTCATGCATGATGGGTATTGCCGCAACACTTGACCAGGCAAAACCAGGTGACAGGATATTCGCAACAGCGTTCGGTTCAGGTGCCGGCGGAGATGCGTTCAGTCTGAGGGTGACCGACAAGATCGATGAGATCCGCGATGCAGCACCAACAGTTGAAGGACTGCTGGCAGATCCGATCTACATGGACTATGCAATGTATGCCAAACACAAAGGAAAGATCAGGCTCGCATGA
- a CDS encoding thiolase domain-containing protein, with protein sequence MRDVAIIGVKNSKFGEMWDRSFRDIVVEAGVGAIEDSGVSGDRLDGMYVGNMSGGQFVEQEHIGALIADYSGLSLDLHVPSTRVEAACASGGLAFRQAVMAVASGHEDIVMAAGVEKMTDVSSTAASAALAAAADREWEGIMGATFPGLYAMVARMHMHEYGTTSEQMAEVAVKNHKNGSKNPIAQYKSPITVDSVLNSIMVADPLHIFDCSPITDGASAVVLAPAEIAHEYTDTPIYIKATAQASDTIALHDRRDITTLDASVAAGKRAFEMAKMTTKDIDLVEVHDCFTIAEICAIEDLGFAKKGEGGKMTEEGETAIGGKVAVNTSGGLKACGHPVGATGIKQVVEVTQQLRGEAGGRQVDGAEVGMTHNVGGSGATAVVHILARER encoded by the coding sequence ATGAGAGACGTAGCAATTATTGGTGTAAAGAACTCAAAGTTCGGAGAAATGTGGGACCGCTCCTTCAGGGACATCGTTGTGGAAGCAGGTGTCGGAGCTATTGAAGATTCAGGAGTTAGCGGCGACAGGCTTGATGGCATGTATGTCGGTAACATGAGTGGCGGACAGTTCGTTGAACAGGAGCACATTGGTGCATTGATCGCAGATTATTCAGGTCTTTCACTGGACCTTCATGTTCCTTCAACACGTGTTGAAGCAGCATGTGCCTCAGGTGGTCTTGCATTCAGGCAGGCTGTGATGGCAGTTGCCTCAGGCCATGAGGACATTGTGATGGCAGCAGGTGTCGAGAAGATGACCGATGTCTCATCCACAGCAGCTTCCGCAGCTCTTGCAGCAGCAGCAGACCGTGAGTGGGAAGGCATAATGGGCGCAACGTTCCCTGGCCTTTATGCAATGGTCGCAAGGATGCATATGCACGAGTATGGCACCACCAGCGAACAGATGGCTGAAGTTGCTGTCAAGAACCACAAGAACGGTTCCAAGAACCCTATCGCACAGTACAAGAGCCCAATCACAGTGGACAGCGTACTGAACTCCATCATGGTGGCAGACCCATTACATATATTCGACTGCTCTCCTATCACAGATGGTGCTTCAGCAGTTGTACTGGCACCTGCGGAGATCGCACACGAGTACACGGATACTCCTATTTACATAAAGGCAACAGCGCAGGCAAGCGACACCATCGCACTGCATGACCGCCGTGATATCACAACACTGGATGCATCCGTTGCAGCAGGCAAGCGTGCATTCGAGATGGCAAAGATGACTACCAAAGACATCGACCTTGTTGAGGTCCATGACTGTTTCACCATTGCCGAGATATGTGCTATCGAGGACCTTGGTTTTGCAAAGAAAGGTGAGGGCGGAAAGATGACCGAAGAGGGTGAAACCGCAATCGGTGGCAAGGTCGCTGTGAACACTTCCGGTGGTCTGAAGGCATGTGGTCACCCTGTAGGTGCTACCGGTATCAAGCAGGTGGTAGAGGTTACCCAGCAGTTGCGTGGTGAGGCCGGCGGACGTCAGGTAGATGGCGCAGAGGTTGGAATGACCCACAATGTCGGAGGTTCCGGCGCGACAGCAGTTGTACACATTCTAGCGAGGGAGAGGTGA
- a CDS encoding Zn-ribbon domain-containing OB-fold protein — MSVARFWRKQIHRYNLVGTHCKTCDTYYYPPRNVCPKCRRDGEIESHKFSGPGEIVTYTVIHTAAEGFEHQAPYVLGIVQLDEGPRFTSQIVCNPEDAHIGMRVKPVFRKLGESGDKGMIYYGTKYVPA, encoded by the coding sequence ATGTCTGTAGCAAGATTCTGGAGAAAACAGATCCACAGGTATAACCTTGTTGGAACACACTGCAAGACCTGTGATACATACTATTATCCTCCGCGTAACGTATGCCCCAAGTGCAGGCGTGACGGGGAGATCGAGTCACACAAGTTCTCCGGTCCCGGAGAGATCGTGACATACACTGTCATCCACACAGCAGCAGAAGGTTTTGAGCATCAGGCTCCATATGTGCTTGGAATCGTCCAGCTGGACGAGGGCCCAAGGTTCACAAGCCAGATCGTTTGCAACCCTGAGGATGCACATATTGGTATGAGGGTCAAACCTGTGTTCAGGAAGCTCGGCGAGAGCGGTGACAAGGGTATGATCTACTACGGAACCAAATACGTCCCTGCATAA
- the cyaB gene encoding class IV adenylate cyclase, with protein MIEIEIKVRADHAPVLDRILEMGALKVRTEDHLDVYYNAPHRDFAKTDEALRLRSVNGGTRMTYKGRKLDSVSKTREEFETPVDGTAAKGILVSLGFFESGIVKKTRDIYSYGDLTICFDSVDGLGEFVEVETVADSDVDLHRERLFDFLESIGIKKEDSIRTSYLEMLMEK; from the coding sequence ATGATAGAGATCGAGATCAAAGTGCGTGCCGACCATGCCCCTGTCCTGGACAGGATACTGGAAATGGGCGCACTCAAGGTCCGCACTGAAGATCACCTTGATGTGTATTACAATGCACCTCATCGTGATTTTGCTAAGACCGATGAAGCATTGAGATTGCGCAGTGTCAACGGTGGCACGCGCATGACCTACAAGGGCAGGAAGCTCGACAGCGTTTCCAAGACAAGGGAGGAATTTGAAACTCCCGTGGACGGAACGGCTGCGAAGGGCATTCTTGTCTCCCTTGGTTTTTTTGAATCTGGGATTGTGAAAAAGACACGTGATATCTACAGCTACGGAGACCTTACCATCTGCTTCGATTCGGTGGATGGTCTTGGAGAGTTCGTTGAAGTGGAAACCGTGGCAGATTCGGACGTCGATCTTCACAGGGAAAGGTTGTTCGATTTCCTTGAAAGCATCGGAATAAAAAAAGAGGATTCCATCAGGACATCCTATCTTGAGATGCTGATGGAGAAGTAA
- the metG gene encoding methionine--tRNA ligase yields MSKFPSDKPVLVTCGLPYANGKAHVGHLRTYIPADIFTRSLRKTGQEVTFVCGSDTHGTPIVFNAEELNTTPKELIKIYHKHFDETFKQMGVMFDAFGTTDDQTNHDRTTDIVNKLIENDYVFPKTIEIAYCPSCDRFLPDRYVKGTCPHCKEEARGDECDQGCGKHLEPGELESPTCTTCNGPAEYRKQEHFFFKLSEFKDFLIEHLENLGGTLNARNYALGWVKQELTDWCITRNLDWGVRFPGHDDLVVYVWVDAPIGYIAFTEEWAEANNESWEKFWKEDSRIVHFIGGDIIYHHCIFWPAMLKGAGYSQPWSVVASGMVKIEDKTFSKSRGYVVWVGEDYLDHGFHPDLLRYYLASYTSHTKELNFSWEVFQDKINTELVGVFGNFLYRTLLFTHKNFKEIPAGEIKQETLDEINSTIEAANEAMENYEFKKYADAAMALASYGNSYFQSNEPWKLIKEDKDACGEVVANCIQLAKALCLLFEPILPEKMEDAWKQIGMSTDVHEAGYAEATELVNAGTPLEKPSILFEKIEDEKTEQMEAIASARVKEAIAKQSGKEEKEEPKEMKELITFDDFSKLDMRIGTIVSAEEIKKSKKLLKLQVDLGEEETRQIVAGIKESHSPEELPGRQVLVLANLAPAKLCGVESNGMVLAGTDEDGKAILLQPEKGTGAGNSIM; encoded by the coding sequence ATGTCCAAATTCCCATCAGATAAACCGGTCCTCGTAACATGCGGACTGCCATATGCAAATGGAAAGGCACACGTCGGCCATTTGCGTACATATATCCCGGCGGATATATTCACAAGATCCCTCCGAAAAACAGGACAGGAGGTCACTTTCGTATGTGGTTCCGACACTCACGGAACACCTATCGTATTCAACGCGGAAGAGCTGAACACCACCCCCAAGGAACTTATCAAGATATATCACAAGCATTTCGATGAGACCTTCAAGCAGATGGGCGTGATGTTCGATGCATTCGGTACAACCGATGACCAGACAAATCACGACCGTACAACCGATATTGTCAACAAGCTCATAGAAAATGACTACGTTTTCCCGAAGACCATCGAGATCGCATACTGCCCTTCATGTGACCGTTTCCTCCCGGACAGGTATGTGAAAGGAACATGCCCCCACTGCAAGGAAGAAGCAAGGGGAGATGAGTGTGACCAAGGGTGTGGAAAACATCTTGAGCCGGGAGAACTTGAGAGCCCGACCTGCACAACATGCAACGGACCTGCAGAATACAGGAAGCAGGAACACTTCTTCTTCAAGCTGTCCGAGTTCAAGGATTTCCTGATAGAACACCTTGAGAACCTCGGCGGGACCCTCAATGCAAGGAACTACGCCCTTGGATGGGTAAAGCAGGAGCTTACCGACTGGTGCATCACAAGGAACCTCGACTGGGGAGTGCGCTTCCCAGGCCACGATGACCTTGTGGTATATGTGTGGGTAGATGCGCCTATCGGATACATCGCATTCACCGAGGAATGGGCAGAGGCAAACAACGAGAGCTGGGAAAAGTTCTGGAAAGAAGATTCCAGAATCGTCCACTTCATCGGCGGAGATATCATCTACCACCACTGCATCTTCTGGCCTGCTATGCTCAAGGGTGCCGGATACAGCCAGCCCTGGTCAGTGGTTGCATCAGGAATGGTGAAGATCGAGGACAAGACGTTCTCAAAGAGCCGCGGATATGTCGTATGGGTAGGAGAAGACTACCTTGACCACGGATTCCACCCGGACCTGCTCCGTTACTACCTGGCAAGCTACACATCCCACACCAAGGAGCTGAACTTCTCATGGGAAGTATTCCAGGACAAGATCAACACCGAACTTGTAGGTGTTTTCGGAAACTTCCTCTACAGGACGCTCCTGTTCACACACAAGAACTTCAAGGAGATACCTGCAGGCGAGATCAAGCAGGAGACCCTGGACGAGATCAACTCCACCATTGAAGCTGCAAATGAGGCAATGGAGAACTATGAGTTCAAGAAATATGCTGACGCTGCTATGGCACTTGCATCATACGGAAACAGCTATTTCCAGTCCAACGAACCATGGAAGCTCATAAAAGAAGATAAGGATGCATGCGGAGAGGTTGTTGCGAACTGCATCCAGCTCGCAAAGGCACTGTGCCTGCTCTTTGAGCCGATCCTTCCGGAAAAAATGGAAGATGCATGGAAGCAGATCGGAATGTCAACCGATGTACACGAAGCAGGATATGCCGAAGCTACAGAGCTCGTAAATGCCGGAACACCACTTGAAAAACCATCCATCCTCTTCGAGAAGATAGAGGATGAAAAGACCGAGCAGATGGAGGCAATCGCATCTGCAAGAGTTAAGGAAGCCATTGCAAAACAGAGTGGCAAGGAAGAAAAAGAAGAACCTAAGGAGATGAAAGAACTGATCACATTCGACGACTTTTCAAAGCTTGACATGAGAATAGGAACCATTGTTTCCGCTGAGGAGATCAAGAAATCCAAGAAACTACTCAAGCTGCAGGTCGACCTTGGCGAAGAAGAAACACGCCAGATCGTTGCCGGTATCAAGGAATCACACTCACCAGAGGAACTCCCTGGCAGGCAGGTCCTTGTACTTGCAAACCTCGCACCTGCAAAGCTCTGCGGAGTGGAGTCCAACGGAATGGTACTTGCAGGAACCGACGAGGACGGAAAAGCTATCCTGTTGCAGCCTGAGAAAGGTACCGGTGCCGGAAACAGCATAATGTGA